A window of Amphiprion ocellaris isolate individual 3 ecotype Okinawa chromosome 12, ASM2253959v1, whole genome shotgun sequence contains these coding sequences:
- the LOC111568924 gene encoding steroid hormone receptor ERR2-like isoform X2: protein MFPNCASPTLSATTTSRLLTRMPSEDRHLSSSCGSYVKTEPSSPSSSLVDTGSHHSPSGNSDASGGYINGGSGRSHVLDSPPMFNPGMLGGGNACLRRYEECSGGMADDSPIKCEYMLNAIPKRLCLVCGDIASGYHYGVASCEACKAFFKRTIQGNIEYSCPATNECEITKRRRKSCQACRFMKCLKVGMLKEGVRLDRVRGGRQKYKRRLDTENGGYLGLTIPPPAKKPLTKIVSHLLVVEPEKIYAMPDPTMPDGDIKALTTLCDLADRELVVIIGWAKHIPGFSMLSLADQMSLLQSAWMEILVLSIVFRSLPCEDEIVYAEDYVVDEEQARISGLLDLHVAILPLVRRYKKLRMEKEEFVTLKAIALANSDSMHIENIEAVQRLQDSLHEALQDFEGPQHPEDPRRAGKLLMTLPLLRQTATKAVQHFYSIKMQGKVPMHKLFLEMLEAKA, encoded by the exons GTTGCTAACCAGAATGCCCTCTGAGGATCGGCACTTATCCTCTAGCTGTGGTTCTTACGTCAAAACCGAGCCTTCCAGTCCATCCTCCTCGCTCGTCGACACCGGCAGCCACCACAGTCCCAGCGGCAACTCCGACGCCAGCGGCGGCTACATTAACGGCGGCAGTGGACGCTCACACGTCCTGGACTCCCCGCCCATGTTCAACCCAGGCATGCTCGGAGGCGGCAACGCCTGCTTACGCCGCTACGAGGAGTGCTCCGGCGGCATGGCGGACGACTCGCCGATCAAGTGCGAGTACATGCTCAACGCCATTCCCAAGAGGCTCTGCCTGGTGTGCGGCGACATTGCATCAGGGTACCACTACGGGGTGGCCTCCTGTGAGGCCTGCAAAGCCTTTTTCAAGAGGACGATACAAG GGAATATCGAGTACAGCTGTCCGGCCACCAACGAGTGCGAGATCACCAAGAGGAGACGAAAGTCCTGCCAGGCCTGCCGCTTCATGAAATGTCTTAAAGTCGGCATGTTGAAAGAAG GTGTGCGTCTGGACCGGGTGAGAGGGGGAAGGCAGAAGTACAAGCGGAGGTTGGACACGGAAAACGGCGGCTACCTCGGCCTCACCATCCCCCCTCCGGCCAAAAAGCCCC TGACGAAGATTGTTTCCCATCTGTTGGTGGTGGAGCCAGAGAAGATCTACGCCATGCCCGACCCCACCATGCCCGACGGAGACATCAAGGCCTTGACCACGCTGTGCGACTTGGCCGACCGCGAGCTGGTGGTCATCATCGGCTGGGCCAAACATATCCCAG GTTTTTCCATGCTCTCGCTGGCAGACCAGATGAGTCTACTGCAGAGTGCCTGGATGGAGATCCTGGTGCTGAGCATCGTGTTCCGCTCGCTGCCCTGCGAGGACGAGATCGTGTACGCCGAGGACTACGTGGTGGACGAGGAGCAGGCGAGGATCTCGGGCCTGCTGGACCTTCACGTCGCCATCCTGCCGCTGGTCCGACGCTACAAGAAGCTGCGCATGGAGAAGGAGGAGTTCGTCACGCTCAAAGCCATCGCGCTCGCCAACTCAG ACTCCATGCACATAGAGAACATTGAGGCGGTCCAGAGGCTCCAGGACTCCCTACATGAGGCTCTGCAGGATTTCGAGGGCCCCCAGCACCCGGAGGACCCTCGGCGGGCAGGCAAGCTGCTCATGACCCTCCCTCTGCTCCGTCAGACCGCCACCAAGGCCGTCCAGCACTTCTACAGCATCAAAATGCAGGGCAAAGTGCCCATGCACAAACTATTCCTGGAGATGCTGGAGGCCAAGGCTTGA
- the LOC111568924 gene encoding steroid hormone receptor ERR2-like isoform X1, producing the protein MDVSELCIPDPLCYHNQLLTRMPSEDRHLSSSCGSYVKTEPSSPSSSLVDTGSHHSPSGNSDASGGYINGGSGRSHVLDSPPMFNPGMLGGGNACLRRYEECSGGMADDSPIKCEYMLNAIPKRLCLVCGDIASGYHYGVASCEACKAFFKRTIQGNIEYSCPATNECEITKRRRKSCQACRFMKCLKVGMLKEGVRLDRVRGGRQKYKRRLDTENGGYLGLTIPPPAKKPLTKIVSHLLVVEPEKIYAMPDPTMPDGDIKALTTLCDLADRELVVIIGWAKHIPGFSMLSLADQMSLLQSAWMEILVLSIVFRSLPCEDEIVYAEDYVVDEEQARISGLLDLHVAILPLVRRYKKLRMEKEEFVTLKAIALANSDSMHIENIEAVQRLQDSLHEALQDFEGPQHPEDPRRAGKLLMTLPLLRQTATKAVQHFYSIKMQGKVPMHKLFLEMLEAKA; encoded by the exons GTTGCTAACCAGAATGCCCTCTGAGGATCGGCACTTATCCTCTAGCTGTGGTTCTTACGTCAAAACCGAGCCTTCCAGTCCATCCTCCTCGCTCGTCGACACCGGCAGCCACCACAGTCCCAGCGGCAACTCCGACGCCAGCGGCGGCTACATTAACGGCGGCAGTGGACGCTCACACGTCCTGGACTCCCCGCCCATGTTCAACCCAGGCATGCTCGGAGGCGGCAACGCCTGCTTACGCCGCTACGAGGAGTGCTCCGGCGGCATGGCGGACGACTCGCCGATCAAGTGCGAGTACATGCTCAACGCCATTCCCAAGAGGCTCTGCCTGGTGTGCGGCGACATTGCATCAGGGTACCACTACGGGGTGGCCTCCTGTGAGGCCTGCAAAGCCTTTTTCAAGAGGACGATACAAG GGAATATCGAGTACAGCTGTCCGGCCACCAACGAGTGCGAGATCACCAAGAGGAGACGAAAGTCCTGCCAGGCCTGCCGCTTCATGAAATGTCTTAAAGTCGGCATGTTGAAAGAAG GTGTGCGTCTGGACCGGGTGAGAGGGGGAAGGCAGAAGTACAAGCGGAGGTTGGACACGGAAAACGGCGGCTACCTCGGCCTCACCATCCCCCCTCCGGCCAAAAAGCCCC TGACGAAGATTGTTTCCCATCTGTTGGTGGTGGAGCCAGAGAAGATCTACGCCATGCCCGACCCCACCATGCCCGACGGAGACATCAAGGCCTTGACCACGCTGTGCGACTTGGCCGACCGCGAGCTGGTGGTCATCATCGGCTGGGCCAAACATATCCCAG GTTTTTCCATGCTCTCGCTGGCAGACCAGATGAGTCTACTGCAGAGTGCCTGGATGGAGATCCTGGTGCTGAGCATCGTGTTCCGCTCGCTGCCCTGCGAGGACGAGATCGTGTACGCCGAGGACTACGTGGTGGACGAGGAGCAGGCGAGGATCTCGGGCCTGCTGGACCTTCACGTCGCCATCCTGCCGCTGGTCCGACGCTACAAGAAGCTGCGCATGGAGAAGGAGGAGTTCGTCACGCTCAAAGCCATCGCGCTCGCCAACTCAG ACTCCATGCACATAGAGAACATTGAGGCGGTCCAGAGGCTCCAGGACTCCCTACATGAGGCTCTGCAGGATTTCGAGGGCCCCCAGCACCCGGAGGACCCTCGGCGGGCAGGCAAGCTGCTCATGACCCTCCCTCTGCTCCGTCAGACCGCCACCAAGGCCGTCCAGCACTTCTACAGCATCAAAATGCAGGGCAAAGTGCCCATGCACAAACTATTCCTGGAGATGCTGGAGGCCAAGGCTTGA